In the Oscillospiraceae bacterium genome, CCCTAAGCCGTGCCCGGACCGGCGAAAAGCAGTATTATTTCAACGGCGAGCGCGAGGGCAAGTCCGCCTTTGAGGCCAGCATCACTTTTGCCTGATTTTTTATGTAAAACTTAGAATCTCTACATAAACCCCTGTTACACTGTTTGCAGTAAAACGTGAAAGGGGTTTTCTTAGTATGCTTACCGCAAAACGCGCCGGGCTGTCCGGCACCGCTCTCAAAATCATCGCCCTGGTGCTGATGGTGCTTGACCACATCCATTATTTTTTCGAGTTCACCGGCCTTGTACCGGAATGGTTCAGCATGTTGGCACGACTATCCGCACCGCTGTTTTTGTTCTGCACGGTGGAGGGCTTTGCCCACACCCATGACCGTAAGCGGTACTTTCTGCGCATCTGGGCCATTGCCACGTCCATGGGCACGGTGGAGTTTTTCATGATCTACGCCCACGCCCTGCGCCGGGGCGACGGCTTTTACCCGGCCAATGCAATTTTTCAGCAGTTTATGCTGCTCTGCATCATCTGGCAGGGCATCGACTGGCTGCGCCAGCGCCGGTTTGTACGGGGCGTACTGGCTGCTGCCGCGCCGATCCTCTGGCCGTTTTGCATCGTAGCGCTACTGACGCTTTTTCCCAAAATTCAGGACGCACCGATTGGCTCTGCCGTGTTGGCGTGGGTCATCACCGCGCCGCTGCCTTTGTGGACATCCATCACCGACGGCGGCTGGTCCTACCTGCTGGGCGGTATTGTACTGTATGCGCTGTACAACCACAAGCGTCTGCGGCTGGCGGTGTGGGCAGTGTTCACATTTTTGACGGAGTTTGTGCTGGTCTGGCTGCAGGCACGCAGCTTCCCGGATTTTACTTTCTCGCAGATGCTCACGACCTATTATGAGTGGTTTGCCGTCTTTGCCGTCGTGCCCATGGCGCTGTACAACGGCCAGCGCGGCAGCGGGCATAAGCTGCTGTTTTACTGGTTTTATCCCGCGCACATCTACCTTTTGTACGCAGCATCCTGTCTTGTCTACACACTCACGCAGTAAGGGGTTCTTATGGCCAACATTCTGGCGGTCGATGATGACCGCGACCTGTGTACCTTATTGAAAACAGCACTTGAGCGGGACGGCCATACGGTTGAGACCCGCTGCACGGGTGCCGATGTCACCAGCTCGCTCTGCCGCTGGGCAGACTGCATTCTGCTGGACATCATGATGCCCGGCGAGGATGGCTTTGCCGTCTGCCGCCGCATCCGCGCCCAGACAGAAGCACCCATTTTGTTCCTGACCGCCCGCACCGACGAGCCATCCGTCCTGACCGGGCTCGGCATCGGGGCCGATGACTACCTCGTCAAACCGTTCCGCCTTGCTGAGCTGCGCGCCCGTGTCAATGCCCACCTGCGGCGGCAAAACCGTGCCCCGCAGCATCGGCTGGTGCGCGGCGGCGTCTGCTTTGATCTGGCCGCAAAATCTGCCGCCGTGGGCGGCACGCAGCTGCCGTTCACCAAGTCCGAGTATGCCATCTGCGAGTTTCTTGCCCTGCACGCCGGGCAGACATTTGGCAAAGAGCAGATCTACGAGGCTGTGTTCGGCTACGATGGCACGGCCGATGACACCGCCATTACCCAGCACATCAAAAACATCCGCGCCAAGCTGCGCACCGCCGGGCTGGCCAGCCCGGAAACCGTGCTGAAAACCGTATGGGGAGTTGGATATTTATGGAACGCCGCCGACGCCTGACTTCTTTGCGCAGCGTGCTGCTGCGCTACCTCTGCCTGTGCGGCGGGGGATGCGCACTGATTCTGGTCCTTTGGTGGGGCATTTTTATGCAGCTGATCGATAACGGCTTTCTGCTGTCTGCCACAGCCTCGGCACAAGCCTGTGCCGAGGCGCGTGAAACGGTCGCTTCCATGACGGCAGATACCTTTGACCCATCCGCAATCAGTTCTCTTTGCCGCTATGCCGTCGTCTGTGATGCCAACACAGATGCAGAGCGCGTAACCACCACCAATATGAGCGCCCACCAGCTGAAAACCGCGCTCAACGACCTGCACGGCGGCAGCGGCAACCTGGGGATGATGCAGTATCAGTACATCGTCACCACGGCTGACGGCGCCACCTGCCTTTTGCAGTACGACTACGCCGTGCCCTATGCCGACCCGGCCCTGCGGGAACGCCTGCCGGATTTTCAAACCTGTTACATTATCTTTCTGGTCGTTTTGGTGTTGGCATGGCTGGCCGTAACCACCCACCGTACCGTGCGTACCTTTACGGCAGAGACCTCCCGCATCGACGAGGCGACGCGCCAAATCGCCGCCCAGCACCCCGAAGCTGTTGACGTAGACCACGCGCGCATCCGGGAATTTTCGGCCACGCTGCAAGCCCTGCAGACTATGGGCCAGCAGCTTACCGACAGCCTGCAGCGCCAGTGGCAGCTGGAGCAGCAGCGCACCGAACAGGTTGCCGCACTGGCGCATGATTTAAAAACGCCGCTCACCATCATCCAGGGCAACGCTGAACTACTGGCCGAAAGCGCCGACACCACCGCTCCCGAACTGGACGCCATCCTGCGGGCAGGGGACCGCGCCCAGCAGTACCTTGCCGCCCTGCGCAGTGTGGGCACGGTGCCCGCCGCCCGCCAGCGTACCGACAGCCATGCCTTTGTTGCCGCGCTGGCGGATACGGCCAACGCCCTCTGCCGCCCGGCGAAGCTCCACTTTGTTTTGCAGGAGCAATGGCAGGGCCAGTTTCTCTGCGCCGCCCCGGAACTCAGCCGTGCACTTGAAAACATGCTGGACAACGCCGTGCGCTATACTCCCGCCGGTGGCACCGTCACGCTGGATGTCAGCAAGACAGAGGACACGCTGGTTTTCACTGTCACCGATACCGGCCCCGGCTTCACGCCCGAAGCCCTGCACAAGGCCGGGCAGTTCCTCTACACCGACGCCGCCCGCCCTGGCAACGGCCACCAGGGGCTGGGGCTGTATCTCGCCCGCAGCGTCGCCCAGGCCCATGTTGGCAAGCTGGTGCTTGCCAACACCGGCACCGGGGCGCAGGTGCAGCTTTGCCTGCCCATGCAATAAAAGATAAAGGCCCGCCGAAGCGAGCCTTTGCCTGTAAAATTTCAGTTTTTCCATTCCCGTGCCTGCGTGATGGCCAATCCGTCCGGTTCCACGCGGCACAGCAGAAACAGCACCTTGACCCCAGCCGTCCGGGCTTGTGCCAGTGCTTCGGCAAATTGCGGGTGGGTCGCGGTGTTGGGACGTACTTCGGCCACGCCTTCCATCTGGATGACAAATGCTACCGCACAGTGGTAACCCTGCTGCGCCGCCTTTGCCAACTCGTGCAGGTGCTTGACGCCGCGTAGGGTAGGGGCATCCGGGAAATAGCCGATGCCGTCCACTTCCAGCGTACAGCCTTTCACTTCCAGCAGGTACTTTTCTTCGCCTTTTTCCATGTAGAAGTCAATGCGGGAGCCGCCGTAGGTATACTCCGGCCGCACCAGGTCATACCCTTCCGTTTGCAGCCACTCCTGCACCACCTTGTTGGGGGCCTGGCTGTCGATGTTGACCCACCCCAGGCTTGGCTTGTACACTGCCACCAGATCATATTTGGTTTTGCGGTTCGGGTTATCGCAAACTTCCAGCCGCACATCCGCACCGGGCAGCAGCAATTCTTTGCAGCGCCCGGTGTTTTTTACGTGGACGGTCTGCATCGCACCGTCTACTTGCACCTGCGCAATGAAGCGGTTGGGCCTGCTCACAAACTGACCGCTGATGATCGTGTTATATTTCAAAGTAAAACCTCGTTTATGATAAGCATTATGTCTCACATCCAATATTTATTATAGAGGATACGCCCAAATCCTGCAAGGCGGCAGGGGACTTTCGCAGACACATTGTAATTGCCCCTGCCGTGTGGTAGAATCAGGTAAAATAAAAGATCATTGCAAACGAGGTGTATTCGATGAATGAGCCAAACCGTCCCCTTTGGCAGATTATTCTTGCTGCCGCAGTTCTTTTCGGCTTCTTCGTGCTGTTAACGGTCATACGTACCTCTAAAACCGATACCACCCCAGAACCAACCCCCACCCCGGCAGAATCTCCCATCGCTGAGGAACCCGCCCATACCCCCGCACCAACGCCCACCGAGTCGACCGCCGAAACCACCACACCGGAAGAACCTGCCGAAACCACCGCACCAGAAGAGAACGGCGAGCTATTCTCCAAAGACTACATCGGCTCGGGATATAAGACCATTTATAACACCTATCTCAAAGCTACTTCCAACACCCTCGAGTACGGACTGACCGCAAAGGGGGACGGCTATTACATCGTAAACGACACCGAGGACGCCGTGGAAATTTTGCAGTATGACCGCGAGTCCGCCAACGGCAGCTGCGGTCTGTATGTATACGAGCGCTGCGAAAAGGACGCCTACGGCGGCTGGTCTCGGCAGGAGGCCCAGATTTTGAACATCTACGCCTATCGCTACTGGGAAGACATCGCCGTCGCCAGCGGAAAAACAGGCTGGAGTGATGCCCCCAGCCGCGAGTACAGCGAATTGACGGGGGAGTGACCTCTGCGGGCCGCACCATACCATTTCCACCCACGGATCTGCACGGCACAGCCCCAAATGTGAACATTTTGAAAAATGACAAAAAAATTACAAAAAAATGCTTGTAGCCCTATTGACATCTGGTGACAAAAAGGTTACAATTTAGTTGCAAGTTAGATAACACCCCAAGTTAAATAACTTTACCACATTTTTCATGTGTTCTTCTCCTCCTTTCTTAAACCCCGCCCCTCCCTCAAGGGCGGGGTTTCCTTTTGTTGTGTAGTCTTTTTTTCAAAAAACACTTGCGTCGGCGAGACAACTATGCTATACTTAAACTTGCATGAGATTTCAAAGGAGTGCTAACTATGAACTGGTATGAGATTGCTCTCGGCGTTGTTCTGATCGCCGTTTCGCTTCTGATCATCGTTTTTACCCTTGCACAGGAGCAGAAGGGCCAGGGCCTGTCTGCCGCCATCATGGGTGATAACACCGCTATGGCTGCCGGCCGTGAGCGTAGCGTCGATGCAAAGCTGGCTAAGCTGACCAAGATCTGCGGCATCATTTTCTTTGTCGTCACGCTGGTCGCTTGCGTTCTCAGCGCACGTCTGTAAGGTAGTTTACAATGCAATAAAAACCGGTCCGCTCCTGCGCACATTGGTGGTGTAAGGCGGGCCGTTTTTTATGGGAAAGTTTCGGGGCATTTGTGCCCAAACAGGAAGGGCCCTGCCGGACGACAGGGCGACGTAAATCAAAGGAGTAACTATGACACCCTTACAAAAAAATATCCTTGCCGCCGTCAAGCGCCGCCCCATGACGCTGCGCGAGCTGCAGAACAACCTGCAGGTGGATAATTCCCGTCTGCGCACCTCTGTCTCCGCCATGGTCGCCACCGGTGAACTGGCCATGAAAAACGGCACCTACGTGCCCGGTTTTGCCACCTACGAGAACCCCACCGCTCCCGGCGGCAGCATTCCTTGCACGCTGGTCAAGCTGGCCGCCCGCTTCGGCTTTGCCAGCCGTGATGACGGCGAGGGCGACATTTTCATCCCCGGCCGCGCCCTGCACGGTGCCATGCCCAACGATAAGATTCTCGTCAAGCTGTTCGACCATCCCCGCGTGGAAGGTTCCTCTGAGGGCGAAGTGCTGGAAGTCACCGTGCCTAACAACCGCTTTGCCGGCACAGTCTGCCTGTCCGAGGATGGCCGTCTGGCCGTCGAGCCCGACGGCTGCCGCGATGTCAAGTTCCTGCTGGCCAAGCAGGGCAGCGAAGGCGTGCACCTGGGTGATAAGGTCGGCTTCCTGATTACCCACCGCGGCGAGCGTCATAACGCCCACCGCGCTGCTGTCGTCGAGAAGTTCGGTTCCTCCGACTACGCCTCCGAGTGCGCCAAGGCCATCCTGTACGGCCGCAACGTCCGCCTGGAATTCCCGCCGGAGGTCCTGGAGGAAGCCCGTACCTACGACAACGCCACCATCGACCAGGCCGAAGCCGCCCACCGCATGGACCTGCGCGCCATCCCCATCTTCACCATCGACTCTGCCGAGACGAAGGACATCGACGATGCCATTAGCCTGCAAAAGCTGGAAAGCGGCGGCTACGAGCTGGGCGTCCACATTGCAGACGTCAGCCATTACGTCCGCCCCGGCTCTGCGCTGGACAACGAGGCCTACGAGCGTGCCACCAGCATTTACTACGCCGACAAGGTCATCCCCATGCTGCCCACCCAGCTGTCCAACGGCATCTGCTCGCTGAATCCGCAGGAGGACCGCTTTGCCTTCTCCTGCCTGATGCGCCTGGACGAGCAGGGCAACATCCTGGGCTACAACTTCGTCAAGTCCGTCATCCGCAGCCGCGTCAAGGGCGTGTACAAAGAGATCAACGCCCTGCTGGAATCCATGGCCGCTGAAACTACCGAACCTGTTGAAGCCGACGAGGCCGCCGGACCGATCGATCCGGAGAAGCTGAACGCTCTGAAAGAGAAGTACGCCGAGGTACTGGAGCAGCTGCCCATCATGGACGAGCTGTACCGCAAGCGCCTGGTGCTGCGCAAGCAGCGCGGCGGCATGGAGATTGAGTCCGACGAAGCCAAGCTCATCATCGATGAAAACGGCCGCTGCGTGGACATCGTCAAGCGCGGTCGCGGAACTTCCGAGTGCATGATCGAGGAGTTCATGCTGCTGGCTAACCAGTGCGCCGCCAACGCAGGCCGCACCAACAAGGTGCCCTTTGTCTACCGTGTGCACGAAGCCCCCGATGCCGAGAAGATGGAAAAGCTGTCTGCCACGCTGCTGGCCTGCGGCCTGAACGCCAAGTTCAAGAATCCCATCCCCACGCAGCTGGAACTGGCTGCCCTGCTGGACGAGACCCGCGGTCAGCCCATCCAAACCCCCGTACACACCGGCATCCTGCGCAGCATGCAGAAGGCCCGTTACGCCCCGCAGCCCTTGGGCCACTACGGCCTGGTGCTGGCGGACTACGCCCACTTTACCAGCCCCATCCGCCGTTATCCTGATCTGGCCATCCATCGCATCCTCAGCGAGATGCTGCTGGGCGCCAACAACGCCCAGATGACCAAGGACTTCACCGACTTTGCCGCCCGCGCCAGCGAGCAATCCAGCAAGCAGGAAGTCACCGCCGTCCGCATCGAGCGCGACGTCGAGGACCTGTACAAGGCCGAATATATGCACAACCACCTGGGCGAGGTCTATATGGGTACCGTGGCCGGCATCACGCCGCGCGGCGTCTTTGTGGAGCTGGAGAACACCGTTGAGGGCTTTGTCCCCGCCGCCGAGCTTTGCAAGGGTGAGCCGCAGGTCGTGGACGGCGTCAGCATGGTCGACCCGCTGACCGGCCGCACCTGGATGCTGGGCACCTCGATGAAGGTCCGCGTGGCCGCCGCAGATGTTGCCCTGGGCCGTATCGACTTTGAGTATATGGTCGAGTGATTTTCCTTATTATAAAAGCTCAATAATCTCAAAGAGCCTGAACAGCTTGTGTAAAGCAATCGTTCAGGCTCTTTTTTATTGCACTTTTTCTATTTTGTTCCGTTTCTCAGCGCAGCATGGCCGTGATGCTGCGGTTTACTGCCTGCGTTTTGTCGGCATCTTCAAACTGCAGCCGGTGTCCGGCATCCGGCACGATCAGGCAGGGGATAGCCCGTGCCTTGCAGAACTGCTCAAGCTGGTCCGCCGCCAAGTGGGCATCCTTGGTGCCCACCACCGCGCCGAACACATCAGCACCCTGCGGCAGTTCCTGCAAAGTTTCCTCCAGCGGCGTCAGCAGAAAGAACCGCGGCCGCAGCCCCAGCGCCTTCGCCGTACGCACCGCGCAGAGCGTCCCCAGGCTTTTTGCAAGGAAAGCCACATCGGTATAGTCTGCAAAACGAACGCCGGAAAGCCGTCCCAGAATCGACGGCAGAGCCAGCTCCGCTGCGCGGCCCATATCGGCCGTGCCGTCAAAAGGCACACCGGCGAAATCCAGGCACAGTGTCCCGTACCCGCGCGTCGTATAAAACGCCAAACAATCCTGCATCAACTGCTGGCGGCAGGTATACCGTATTCCCGGAAACGCGATAACAATTCCTCTTTTCATCATAAAACCCTCCCACGACAAATAAAAAACGCTGACAGCATAACACTATCAGCGTTCTTTATGGCGGAAAGAAAGGGATTCGAACCCTTGAGGGCTTTAGGGGCCCTACACGATTTCCAGTCGTGCGCCTTAGACCAGCTCAGCCATCTTTCCATATTCAGTTGCGCGTCTCTCAAGAGCGCTTTAATATAATATCAGTTCAAGGGATAAATGTCAAGGCTTTTTTACAATTTTTTTCAAAAAAGTACAAATTTAAAAAATCGCAAGTTTTGCACTTGCAAAACACATTCGTTCGTGATAAAACATATTGAGAATAAGATAAAGGGGATGTATTTTTTCGTGTATTCCATATTTCGCAACTTGGCCATTATTATTTTAAGTGCTAAATTTTGCGGTCTGGCCGCCCGTAAATGTAAGGCGCCCCAGGTCGTCGGTGAGATTCTCGCCGGTCTGCTCATCGGTCCCTGCCTGCTGAACCTCGTGCAGATCAGCGACACGATCTCGGTCTTTGCCGAGATTGGCGTTGTGCTGTTGATGTTCTCCACCGGCCTTGGCACCAACCTGAAAGAGCTGCTGCGTGCAGGCCCCATCGCTACGCTGGTCGCTTGCATCGGCGTGTTTGTACCGCTGGTAGGCGGCACGCTGCTGTATGGTGCCTTCTTTGGCCTGGGGGAGATCGGCAGCCCAGAGTTCTACCGCGCACTCTTCATCGGCACGATCATGACCGCCACCAGCGTTTCCATCACGGTGGCCACCCTGCAGGAGTTGGGGCAGTTGAAAGGCTTCCTTGGTACCACGATCGTCAGTGCTGCCGTTATCGATGACGTCATCGGTATCGTCGTGCTGACCTGCGTCATTGGCGCCAGCTCCGGTACCGGTACAGGCCTGGGCGCTGTGCTCATCAACACGGTGTTGTTCTTCCTGGTTTCTATCGGTGTCGGTGTGATCATTCACTATGCCATGAAATGGCTGGACAAACGCAACCCCCACACCCAGCGCATCACCGTTGTCAGTATCGCTTTCTGCTTTGCCATGGCCTATATTGCCGAGCAGTACTTTGGTATTGCCGACATCACCGGTGCCTACATTGCCGGCATTGTGCTGTGCGCCATGGACGATGCCTCCTACGTTGAGCGCCGCATCGACATCAGCAACTATGTTATCTTCGCCCCTGTGTTCTTCGCCAGCATCGGCCTGAAAACCGACGTCAGCGGCCTGACCCCGGAGATCCTGCTGTTCTGCGTTTGCTTCGTCATCGTTGCCCTGCTGACAAAAATTATCGGCTGCGGCTGTGCTGCCAAGATCTGCGGCTTCAACTGGCCCGACTCTCTCAAGGTCGGCATTGGCATGATGACCCGCGGTGAGGTCGCCCTGATCGTCGCCCAGAAGGGCCTGGCGGTCGGCATGGTAGATTCGGTCTACTTTACCGCCGTCATCCTGCTGATTGTTGTTTCTTCCGTCGCAACCCCCATTGCGCTGAAACTGCTCTTCCACAAGTATCCGCCGGTTCCGCATCCGAGCCAGTTGAAAGCTGAAAAAGCGTAACGTCTAAAAAATCAGCCGTTCCCACAGCAGGGAACGGCTGATTTTTTGTCATCAATAGGATTCGTGGCGTACAAAGCCGCCCAGTTCCTCGGTGGTGGTAAGGCCCTGCGCCAATGCCTTGCTGCGCATAGCGGCGTAAAACTCGGCGTCGGTGGCCTGCCTGTACGGCTCCAGGAAGAAATAGCCAATGCCCAACGTGAACATACAAAGCAGAATCCAGCCGGCAAACGAAAGGCCAAGCACAAAGTAGTGGAACTTTTCACCGTCCATAATGTCTTTGCTCAACTGCATGGCGCGGGTGGTCGTCATGTAGGGGTTTTCTGCCAGTAGATAGGGGACCAGCGCGTAGCAATAATCCCAATAAATACCGGGAACCACAAAAAGAAGCGTGCCTACAAAAATTTTCAGATTCTTCAAGAACTGTACCTTGACCACGTTCATGTACGGCGTGCGGAATACGCTTGTCACCGTAGCAGCAGGGGAAAGTGCCTGGCGGCTTTCCATAAAGTAGCGGTCACGGCCGACCTCCAGCGGGGCAGTCACAAAAATCGACCACAGCAGGGAGATCACCGCGGCCAGCACAGCGACGACCAGAATCGTCATAAGCATCTGATACGAAAGGCTGTCCAGGTAGTTTGCCACACGGTCATAGGCCGTATCGCTGCCCGTGACGGTGTCCATCGTATAGCGGGAACCGCCCGTTGAGGCGCTGCTGCCGCCAACACCGACGAGCCCCAGCACCAGGCAGATCCAGAAACATCGCCAGTAGCGGCCTCGTAGCGCCTGCTTAGCGTTTGTCTTTAATAAAGAACATGTCCACATAATTTTTGCACCTCCGTGTATTTACCTTTCATTATAGCAAATATCACGGTAAAAGCAAGGAAAACAAAAACAAAAGGCTCTAAGCCGAAGCATAAAGCTTTGATGCGGATATGGGATTTTCCCGCGCACTAAGCAAAGCCCCACTGGGGCTTTGTTTGCCGCCTGCGGACGGCCGTGCTGTTCAAATCCTCTTCACCGCAAAGCCAACAAGAAAGCCCCGAACCTAAGTTCGGGGCTTTCTTGTTGGTGCGGATGAAGGGATTTGAACCCACACTCTTTTAAGGGAACTAGAACCTGAATCTAGCGCGTCTGCCAGTTCCGCCACATCCGCATATTCTGTTGTACCCGTTGCCCGGGCGACGCATATTATTATAGCGGACACATATCGGAATGTCAAGCGCTTTTTTAGAAAAAATCCGATTTTTTCCAAAAAAAGCTGCAAACCAAAACCGCAGGGGCTTTTCCCTGCGGTTTTCAGCGAATCTTACTTTTTACCAACCAGAAAATCCGGCAGCGGACGGCCGGTCTTGCGCCACTGATAATACTCAGCGGTGGCAGCAAACTCAACGTCACCGGCAGAGTTCAGGGCCGTCTCGACGGAATCCTGAATGACGCCGATGATGAAGCCAACGCCAACGACCTGCATGGCAATGTCATTGGAGATGCCGAACAGCGAGCAAGCCATAGGAATCAACAACAGCGAACCACCGGCCACGCCAGAAGCACCGCAGGCGCCCAGAGCAGACATGATGGAAAGCAGGACAGCGGCAGGCACGGAAACCTGCATGCCCAGCGTGTTGGCGGCGGCCAGCGTCATAATGGTAATGGTGATGGCGGCGCCGTCCATGTTAATGGTAGCGCCCAGCGGGATAGAAACGGAGTAGACGTCCTTATCCAGGCCCAGCTTCTCGCACAGGGCCATGTTGACGGGGATGTTGGCAGCTGAGCTGCGAGTGAAGAAAGCCGTCAGGCCGGACTCGCGCAGGCAGCGGAAAACCAGTGGATACGGGTTGCAGTGCAGATAAATGAAAATGATCAGCGGGTTGATGACCAGAGCCATCAGCAGCATGGTACCCACCAGCAACAGCAATAGGCGGCCATACTGCGTAAAGATGGACAGGCCGTTGCTGGCCACATTGGTGAAAACCAGGCCCATGATGCCGAACGGTGCCAGGTTGATGACCCAGCGCACGATTTGCGAAACGGCGTCCGAAGTATCTGACAAGAACTTTTTGGTGCCGTCCGTGGCGATGCTCTTCATGGCCAAACCAAACAGGCAGGCCCACATCAGGATGCCAATGTAGTTGCCGTTCATAATGGCACTGAGCGGGTTGGACACGATGTTGGCCAGCAGGGTGTGTAGGACGTCACCCAGACCCTGGGGGATAACGTCAGCTGTGGCGGCCTCGGCCAGAACGAGATTCTGTGGGAACAGCATGCTAGTGATGACCGACAGGGTGGCGGCGATAAAGGTGGTCAGCATGTAAAGCCACACGACTGTGCCGAAACGGCGGTCCAGCTTGGACGACCCCTGGGCCAGTGCACTGGTGACAATGACGAAGACCAGTACAGGGGCAACGCCTTTCAAGGCACCGACGAACAGATTGCCGAGTTCCTCCAGCCAGGTGGCACCCGGGCAGAGCAGCGCCAGCACAGCGCCGATGACAAGGCCGATGGCGATACGCAGGATCAAGCTTGTATCGTTGTACTTTTTGGCAATCGATTTAACTGCCGAAGTGAATGAATTCATGAAATCCTCTTCCCTCTTTTGTTTTTTCATGGCAGCAGGTGCCATGCCCGCGGCAGCCTGCCGCACAGCAGAACCGCGAATGTACCCATTATACAAGGATAAAAAACGGAAAACAAGAGGAGCTTTGATGTGGCTACGTTGTTTTTGTGCTTTTTTTGCCGAACGAACGACAAAAAATGTCGAAAAAATGTTTTTGTAGAGAATATCGATGTGCATGAATGGCGGACAAACATGAAAACTTTAAAGTCCTATTTGTTGATACAACGTATATTTTTAAAAATTTCACAGAAAGTTATACTTTTTTGCAGAAAACGCTTGACAATTTGGTATGTGTCCGCTATAATAATATGCGTCGCCCGGGCAACGGGCACAACAGAATATGCGGATGTGGCGGAACTGGCAGACGCGCTAGATTCAGGTTCTAGTTCCCTTAAAAGAGTGTGGGTTCAAATCCCTTCATCCGCACCAATAAAAACCTCGAATTTAGGTTCGAGGTTTTTATTTTTTATCATTTTAAGTCCATACATAAAAATACAGTGCATACCGCAAATAAACCATGGTATGCACTGCGTCTTTTTAGTTTAGGTTCTCAATCATCACTTCCTCAACCGCTTATAATACTGCCGATACTGCTGCGGTGAAAGTCCCGTGGCGTCCTTAAATACACGGCGGAAGTGTGCTGTTGTCAAAAAGCCTGTCTTTTCGGAGATGTCCGAGATGCTCTCGTTGGTCTTTTCGATCAGGTTTTGCGCAGCCTTGATCCGCACGCCGTTGATATACTCGATCAGGCTCAGGTTGATGGACTTTTTAAACAGCCGGCTCAGGTAGTACGGGCTGATGTAAAACTGGCTGGCAATGCCGGTCAGGGTCAGTTTTTCCGCGTAATGCTCGGCGATATAGGTCTGAATCTGCTCCACGATATGGTTGCTGACGCGGCCGCTTTCGCCGCCCTGGGCCTGCTGCTGTTTGCACAGGTCCTTCAGCTCCAACAGCAGGGTAGCCAGCAGCATCTTACGCACCGCCTCGCCCTCGGCGCTGGTCTGCTCCTGCAGTTCCAGCAATTGCTGCAGCATCGAGTAGATGTGATTCTGCTGCTTGACCGTGATGTTGGACAGCAGGTGGTTATGCTCCTCGCTCAAAAAGGAGAAGAAGTCCACCTCCGGGAAGATTTCGGCAATCTTGCCCAGATACTCGGCGCTGAAATTCAGCACAATACGGCTGGACGGCGTGTCGCCCACAGAGGCCGTCTTATGGATTTGGTTGTCGCCGATCAGCACCACGCTGCCGGCATTGACGATATAAGCGGCGTCCTCGATAAAATAGCGGCGCGTGCCCTCGATCTCATAGTAGATCTCGTATTTGTGGTGGATATGGAAGCAGGGCATTTCAAAGCCGGTAGCGCGGTCGACGCGCTCAATAAAAAAGTCCATGCGTGGGGAATAGGTATATTCGGAAGCCATACCGGCACCTCATCTTTACGGATATTTTTTGTACGGTTTTCTTTAGAATAGCACAATTCTTGCTACATTTCAAATATTTTTTCTCTATTTCAAGGCAGAATCACAGCCTTTTAGCACTATACCGCACAAAA is a window encoding:
- a CDS encoding conjugal transfer protein TraX; amino-acid sequence: MLTAKRAGLSGTALKIIALVLMVLDHIHYFFEFTGLVPEWFSMLARLSAPLFLFCTVEGFAHTHDRKRYFLRIWAIATSMGTVEFFMIYAHALRRGDGFYPANAIFQQFMLLCIIWQGIDWLRQRRFVRGVLAAAAPILWPFCIVALLTLFPKIQDAPIGSAVLAWVITAPLPLWTSITDGGWSYLLGGIVLYALYNHKRLRLAVWAVFTFLTEFVLVWLQARSFPDFTFSQMLTTYYEWFAVFAVVPMALYNGQRGSGHKLLFYWFYPAHIYLLYAASCLVYTLTQ
- a CDS encoding response regulator transcription factor; translation: MANILAVDDDRDLCTLLKTALERDGHTVETRCTGADVTSSLCRWADCILLDIMMPGEDGFAVCRRIRAQTEAPILFLTARTDEPSVLTGLGIGADDYLVKPFRLAELRARVNAHLRRQNRAPQHRLVRGGVCFDLAAKSAAVGGTQLPFTKSEYAICEFLALHAGQTFGKEQIYEAVFGYDGTADDTAITQHIKNIRAKLRTAGLASPETVLKTVWGVGYLWNAADA
- a CDS encoding HAMP domain-containing histidine kinase; this translates as MERRRRLTSLRSVLLRYLCLCGGGCALILVLWWGIFMQLIDNGFLLSATASAQACAEARETVASMTADTFDPSAISSLCRYAVVCDANTDAERVTTTNMSAHQLKTALNDLHGGSGNLGMMQYQYIVTTADGATCLLQYDYAVPYADPALRERLPDFQTCYIIFLVVLVLAWLAVTTHRTVRTFTAETSRIDEATRQIAAQHPEAVDVDHARIREFSATLQALQTMGQQLTDSLQRQWQLEQQRTEQVAALAHDLKTPLTIIQGNAELLAESADTTAPELDAILRAGDRAQQYLAALRSVGTVPAARQRTDSHAFVAALADTANALCRPAKLHFVLQEQWQGQFLCAAPELSRALENMLDNAVRYTPAGGTVTLDVSKTEDTLVFTVTDTGPGFTPEALHKAGQFLYTDAARPGNGHQGLGLYLARSVAQAHVGKLVLANTGTGAQVQLCLPMQ
- the sfsA gene encoding DNA/RNA nuclease SfsA; its protein translation is MKYNTIISGQFVSRPNRFIAQVQVDGAMQTVHVKNTGRCKELLLPGADVRLEVCDNPNRKTKYDLVAVYKPSLGWVNIDSQAPNKVVQEWLQTEGYDLVRPEYTYGGSRIDFYMEKGEEKYLLEVKGCTLEVDGIGYFPDAPTLRGVKHLHELAKAAQQGYHCAVAFVIQMEGVAEVRPNTATHPQFAEALAQARTAGVKVLFLLCRVEPDGLAITQAREWKN
- the secG gene encoding preprotein translocase subunit SecG, with product MNWYEIALGVVLIAVSLLIIVFTLAQEQKGQGLSAAIMGDNTAMAAGRERSVDAKLAKLTKICGIIFFVVTLVACVLSARL